The genomic interval GGACCGAAGCGATCAACAGCGAAGGCGCTGTACAGCCGCCCCCAAACGCCAACGCCATCTGCCGGAGGGGGAACACGAGGAACAATCCCGCGTGCGCCGTGCTGGCGACGGTCATCGCCTGGCGCGCTGTGCTGTAGCTGGGGGTGAAACGCAATCGCGTATTTGATTCGGGGTCTTTCGGCTCATATAACAGCACCGCCACCGAACGCCGGGGCAGATTCGCTGAATGGCCGGACAAAAGCTCATGAGTCGACACGTATTGGCCGTCCTCGTCACTTTCTGTCTCGGCCTGGTCGCCTGTGGACCGACTGAAACGCCCCAGCCGGCGAGCAGAGACACGGCAGCAACCCTCCAGGGCCGAGCCCTGCGCATCATGTTGCGGAATGAGGTCGACAACCTGGCCGTGAAGGTCATCGGACCGAACGCTCCCGAGCGGACGCGGCGAATGTTCAACGCCGAGCTTGTCCAGTACGACGGGCAAGGAATCGTGCGGCCGTATCTCGCGGAATCGATTCCCGTGCTCAATACGCCGAGCTGGCAGGTCTTTCCCGACGGTCGCATGGAGACGACCTATCGGTTGCGGCCCGGCCTCACCTGGCACGACGGCGCACCGCTCACCGCCGAGGACTTCGTGTTCGCATGGCAACTCTACGCCTCGCCCGCGCTTGGGATGTTCACCCCAACGCCACAGACCCTGATCGACCAGGTGAGCGCGCCCGACGCGCTCACCGTTGCCATCGACTGGAACGCGACGTATCCCCAGGCTGGCTCCCTCGACAACGACCTTTTGCCTCCGCTTCCACACCACCTTCTCGACGGTCTGGCTGCTCGAATCGACGATCCGTCCGGTCGCGATGCGTTTGTCACCAGCACGTTCTGGACCACCGACTATGTAGGGGCGGGACCATATCGCCTCACCCGCTGGGAAGCGGGCTATGAAATGGAGGGCGCCGCCTTCGACGGCCATGCGCTCGGCAAGCCGAGGATCGAGCGAATCGTCGCTCGCATCATGAACGACGAAAACGCGGCGCTCACCGCGCTCTTGGCGGGGGACGAGGACTACGCGGAGGGCTTCGTCCTCCAGTTCGAGCACGCGCAGGTCCTGGAGCAGGATTGGGTCCCGAGTGGCCGGGGCGTCGCGCTGGTCTTTCCCGACGCCACAAGCAACCAGGCCGTGCAGTTCCGCCCCGAGTTCCAGAAGAGCGCGCCTCTGCTCGACCTTCGCGTCCGGCAAGCGATGGCCTATGCGATCGATCGCGAGGCGATCAACCAAGGCGTCTTCAGCGGGAAGGGCTCCATCTCGGAAACGTACGTTATGCCGCAACACCCGACCTTCTCGTTGGTTGAT from Chloroflexota bacterium carries:
- a CDS encoding ABC transporter substrate-binding protein — protein: MSRHVLAVLVTFCLGLVACGPTETPQPASRDTAATLQGRALRIMLRNEVDNLAVKVIGPNAPERTRRMFNAELVQYDGQGIVRPYLAESIPVLNTPSWQVFPDGRMETTYRLRPGLTWHDGAPLTAEDFVFAWQLYASPALGMFTPTPQTLIDQVSAPDALTVAIDWNATYPQAGSLDNDLLPPLPHHLLDGLAARIDDPSGRDAFVTSTFWTTDYVGAGPYRLTRWEAGYEMEGAAFDGHALGKPRIERIVARIMNDENAALTALLAGDEDYAEGFVLQFEHAQVLEQDWVPSGRGVALVFPDATSNQAVQFRPEFQKSAPLLDLRVRQAMAYAIDREAINQGVFSGKGSISETYVMPQHPTFSLVDRAITKYPFDPRRAEQLMNEAGLVKDADGLFAKNGERFRPDYWITAGTQSERAGAIISDTWQRAGIDNALSVLPLTAGRDNEVRATFPGLTQIGLSSRDDAVSAFISSQIGTAANRWRGSNRGGWSSPEADRLYEAFNSTLDPDERTRSWVELAKLVSDQLPIFVFYPNIRVRAFTSALRGPDIGSPNTLPKWNMQDWTWVS